From Mustela erminea isolate mMusErm1 chromosome 1, mMusErm1.Pri, whole genome shotgun sequence, a single genomic window includes:
- the LOC116598590 gene encoding uncharacterized protein LOC116598590, with translation MGPGAWRWAARAVAAAWEAPPPGGLPTSAGSWGKQPAFSHAAQTAIGEIPLPDVLLFSMGAEASMSRSLRVWFRLCQLSGHRTRLKGAGVRGPRWEVGHMDPRDSRCSCAAPALGRGCGDRPGLEASGVPRTCGRDSREHRGGREHSSLTGRTGWPGPTLPQNPVGVRRLFRKEPAALHGQTPRPLSETERPRALAKPPSSASLPCCAARPFLNKPVLWGLWGVSTFQSKTHAVRCNFCKRVCRAR, from the exons ATGGGCCCAGGGGCCTGGAGGTGGGCGGCCCGGGCTGTCGCTGCGGCCTGGGAAGCCCCTCCCCCGGGGGGCCTCCCCACATCTGCCGGGTCCTGGGGAAAGCAGCCAGCCTTCTCCCACGCGGCTCAGACAGCCATTGGAGAAATACCATTGCCAGATGTTCTGCTTTTTTCCATGGGAGCCGAGGCCAGCATGAG CCGGAGCCTCCGGGTCTGGTTCCGACTCTGTCAGCTCTCAGGCCACCGGACAAGACTGAAGGGGGCCGGGGTTCGTGGCCCCCGGTGGGAGGTGGGCCACATGGACCCCCGCGACTCCAGGTGCAGCTGCGCGGCCCCAGCTTTGGGGCGCGGGTGCGGCGACAGGCCCGGCCTGGAGGCGTCCGGCGTCCCGCGCACATGCGGCCGCGACTCGCGGGAACACAGAGGAGGCCGTGAGCACAGCTCCCTGACGGGACGGACGGGCTGGCCCGGTCCTACCCTCCCCCAGAACCCAGTCGGGGTCCGGCGACTCTTCCGGAAGGAGCCGGCGGCTCTGCATGGACAGACGCCGCGCCCTCTGAGCGAGACGGAGCGTCCCCGCGCGCTCGCCAAGCCGCCCTCTAGCGCCTCGTTGCCCTGCTGCGCGGCCCGTCCTTTTCTGAACAAGCCCGTATTGTGGGGTCTTTGGGGTGTTTCCACGTTTCAGTCCAAAACCCACGCAGTTCGGTGTAATTTTTGCAAACGAGTGTGTAGGGCGCGTTAA
- the LOC116598599 gene encoding protein enabled homolog, with product MFSDTYTRWRPLEQSPALGPCPQASLDAPPAPSVGPLGWVSACVPGQPPSVGARAQGTGGCCVAGAPSCRPRARLPSPVEPPPPGRPVWFQTCHPATHLQGSAARPQPGPPFPSEPLHAGVTLLTHLPAAALRAMQALVWRILGVLSPRGSLSGSRRTVPGLQPQGEDPGPQAGSGTTEGVRKAPEAQRGQEEGHPPQSELGQSRGAPHACAPPALPLHTDPEATVRAVKRQEPGS from the exons atgtTCTCTGACACTTACACACGCTGGAGGCCATTGGAAcagagccctgctctgggcccctgTCCTCAGGCGTCTCTGGAtgcgccccccgccccgtctgTGGGCCCCCTGGGGTGGGTGAGCGCCTGCGTCCCTGGGCAGCCGCCCAGCGTGggggccagagcccagggcaCGGGCGGCTGCTGTGTGGCGGGTGCGCCCTCCTGCAGG CCCCGGGCCCGACTGCCGTCCCCTGTAGAACCCCCCCCGCCAGGCCGGCCCGTGTGGTTTCAGACCTGTCACCCTGCCACCCACCTCCAGGGCTCTGCAGCCCGTCCCCAGCCGGGACCCCCGTTTCCCTCGGAACCGCTGCACGCTGGGGTCACGCTCTTGACCCATCTCCCCGCAGCTGCTCTGAGGGCCATGCAGGCCCTCGTCTGGCGGATTCTGGGTGTGCTGTCCCCACGGGGCTCCCTCTCTGGGTCCCGGCGCACCGTGCCTGGCCTGCAGCCCCAAGGTGAAGACCCAGGCCCCCAGGCTGGCTCTGGCACCACGGAGGGTGTCCGTAAGGCCCCAGAGGCACAGAGGGGACAGGAAGAAGGACACCCACCTCAGTCTGAGCTGGGACAGAGCCGCGGAGCCCCGCATGCCTGCGCCCCACCCGCACTCCCCCTGCACACGGACCCCGAGGCCACAGTTCGCGCGGTTAAGCGGCAGGAGCCAGGCTCCTGA